A part of Halolamina sp. CBA1230 genomic DNA contains:
- a CDS encoding RNA-guided endonuclease TnpB family protein, whose product MRRTNTFAVRSLSGQDERLLRDLLDASASLWNELTYERRQNFFDGESVWDTADYRKQYVGVLGSATAQQAIRKNSEAWRSFFAAREDGEDTAPPGYWGNEDDGRELRTYIRNDQYSLETGERSRLEIPVGQDLKDEYGLGYHERLRLEVTGDPKWEGEQGRLELYYDEVADTFRAIQPVTVPDSRRDSPLAEESAALDVGANNLVACTTTTGQQYLYEGRDLFARFRETTEEIARLQSKLREGRYSSRRIRRLYRKRTRRRDHAQDALVRDLMERLYDEGVATVYVGDLTDVLSAHWSAEVNEKTHQFWAFRSFIERLATTAEEYGITVEVESEAYTTAECPVCGERDETERDGDVFRCSCGYEGHADLGASRTFLERQAGESEVGSMARPVRLTWDDHNWSELPHSPERARPNEERTNQSTGDGKFASVGTA is encoded by the coding sequence ATGAGGCGAACCAACACGTTCGCGGTGCGTTCGCTCTCCGGACAGGACGAGCGACTGCTCCGCGACCTGTTGGACGCCTCCGCCAGCCTGTGGAACGAACTCACCTACGAACGGCGCCAGAACTTCTTCGACGGCGAGTCGGTGTGGGATACTGCCGACTACCGCAAACAGTACGTCGGCGTTCTCGGCTCCGCCACCGCCCAACAAGCCATCCGCAAGAACTCGGAAGCGTGGCGATCGTTCTTCGCCGCCCGAGAGGACGGTGAGGACACAGCTCCGCCTGGCTACTGGGGCAACGAGGACGACGGCAGGGAGTTGCGGACGTACATCCGCAACGACCAGTACTCCCTCGAAACCGGCGAGCGGAGCCGGCTTGAGATCCCGGTCGGTCAAGACCTGAAAGACGAGTACGGACTTGGCTACCACGAGCGCCTGCGCCTCGAAGTCACTGGCGACCCGAAGTGGGAGGGCGAACAGGGTCGGTTGGAACTGTACTACGACGAGGTGGCCGACACGTTCAGGGCCATTCAACCCGTCACCGTGCCTGATTCGCGACGGGATTCACCACTAGCCGAGGAATCGGCTGCCTTGGACGTGGGCGCGAACAACCTCGTTGCCTGTACGACCACGACCGGCCAGCAGTACCTCTACGAGGGGCGTGACCTGTTCGCCCGGTTCCGGGAAACAACCGAGGAGATCGCCCGCTTGCAGTCGAAACTCCGCGAGGGACGGTACAGCAGTCGACGGATTCGACGCCTGTACCGGAAGCGGACGCGCCGACGCGACCACGCACAGGACGCGCTCGTCCGCGACTTGATGGAACGACTGTACGACGAAGGCGTTGCCACCGTGTATGTGGGCGATCTTACCGACGTGCTGTCGGCACACTGGTCGGCAGAGGTGAACGAGAAAACGCATCAGTTCTGGGCGTTTCGCTCGTTCATCGAGCGTCTCGCCACGACCGCCGAAGAGTACGGCATCACGGTCGAAGTTGAGTCAGAAGCGTACACGACAGCGGAGTGTCCGGTGTGTGGCGAACGTGACGAGACAGAGCGGGACGGCGACGTGTTCCGGTGTTCGTGTGGCTACGAGGGCCACGCCGATCTCGGTGCATCGCGGACGTTCCTCGAACGACAAGCTGGCGAATCCGAAGTCGGGTCGATGGCACGGCCCGTGCGCCTCACGTGGGACGACCACAACTGGTCGGAGCTACCACACTCTCCCGAGAGGGCACGTCCCAACGAGGAGCGCACAAACCAGAGTACCGGCGACGGGAAATTTGCCTCCGTGGGGACGGCATAG
- a CDS encoding winged helix-turn-helix transcriptional regulator, whose translation MRLVRPTDFHILEHLSDGNRNTASNIAKELEKDRSYINTRLPALANQGLITKVGPDENSGLYEITQRGYAVLELRGAYGHSEFNTVFELADENT comes from the coding sequence ATGCGCTTGGTTCGACCCACAGATTTCCACATTCTTGAACATCTATCTGATGGGAATCGAAATACAGCAAGTAATATTGCGAAAGAACTTGAAAAAGATCGGAGTTACATCAATACTCGCCTTCCGGCACTTGCAAACCAGGGCTTGATAACAAAAGTGGGGCCTGATGAGAACAGTGGTCTTTATGAAATCACACAGCGCGGCTACGCTGTTCTTGAATTGAGAGGAGCCTACGGTCATTCTGAGTTTAACACAGTATTTGAACTGGCTGATGAGAACACTTGA
- a CDS encoding HalOD1 output domain-containing protein: protein MHSSPSDRSDGSSGLIVEIIETLETCGVEDDSYQLYDYVDPNALEQLIASTDEHIAVQFTVEGILLEVSPDGVNVMVEDESQSGSA from the coding sequence ATGCACTCCTCTCCCTCGGACAGATCGGATGGATCAAGTGGCCTGATCGTGGAGATCATCGAGACATTGGAGACATGTGGAGTTGAGGACGATTCCTATCAGCTCTACGATTACGTCGATCCCAATGCGCTTGAACAGCTGATCGCCTCCACAGATGAGCATATCGCCGTTCAGTTTACTGTCGAGGGGATCTTGCTCGAAGTATCACCGGACGGGGTGAATGTCATGGTTGAGGACGAGTCGCAGTCCGGCAGCGCATAA